CATGAAACCCTCACCAAACCCGTATCGGCCTTGGGGAAAATCCTGATACGAATTCTATTGAAGCCGCTCCGTCGCGTCAACGGGTGGATGCACCCGCAACATGAAAACAATCGGCTGGCGACGCGGCTGACTTACGGCATCACACGTACGACACCAGCACCTGTTCGATCGAGCCGGCCACGGGATGCAACTCAGTCCGAGAAAACCCCGCTGAGGCAAACATCTGTTCATACTCCCGAAACGTATAGGCATCCCCTTCCGGCGTCGTCGCCAACATGATCAGGCTGAACTCGGCCACCGGCGGCGGCGTGACACGGTCCTCGTGCGGAATGAACTCCAGCGTGATGACTCGCCCGCCCGGTGCGAGCGACCGATGGATCTTGCGCAACAACGAGTCGCAGGCCTGGGCCGAAAAATGGTGGAGAAAGTTCGTGAGCAGAACGAGATCGTAGCCGTCGCCGAACTCCTGCTGAAAGGCATCGCCGGCGATGGTGCGATAGCGCGATTCGATGCCGGCCTTCTGGGCCAACTCGCGGGCCACGGTCAATACGTTGGGCCAGTCCAGAGCCACGATTTCCGCCTGAGGACAGCGGCTTCCGATCTCGACGCCGAACAAGCCGTGCCCTGCCGCGATATCCAGCACTTTCTTCACCTTGGGCTGCGACTGCCGCACGAACATGCCGATTTCCTCCGCCGGCTTGGCCATCATCGGGATCATGGATCGCGCGAAGTCCACCCACAACGGATGCTCGGGTGTGACCGTCCCCGCCTCCCCCGCCACCGTCCCTCCCTTGCGCACCGCCTCGGTCAAATTATCGAAGGCGGCAATGAACTTCGGCGCATGCAGAAATCCCAGCACGGACCCCATGTAGGCGGGCGAGCGCCGATCCAGAAACACCGCGCTGTCAGGCGTCAATTTGTACCGATCACCTTCCTTCGTCAGGAAACCTTGGATGGTCAGGTAGTCCGCAAGGATGCGCACACCGCGCTTGGCCGACCCGCAACGTTCGGCCAGAGTCGACGCCTGATCATGTCCGAGCCCGATGGCGGTGAAGAGATCCAGATCGATGGCGGCCTTGAGCGCTTGTGACCGCTGGTAGGCATTGGCCGTCTGAAAGAACAACTGCGGGGTCGGCCCGCCGGCCGGTTCCGGTTTCAACATGGCAACCTCCTGGATCGAGGACAGGCACGTTGGTACGGCAAAATCGGTTTGTCGGCCTATTGTAGATCATCGCGCGCCTTGAGGCGACAGCCTTGCCGCGGCCTAAAATCCTCGCTAGGAAGGCATCCGTCGCTTGTGATACAACCCGCGAGACCATCCCTGACCGGGTCACCGCCATGAGACAAGCCCAGTCCATCCTCCGCCTGTTCGCCCTCTGCCTGGCTTCGACTGCAGCGGCCGGCTGTTTGTCGCCGCCCACGTTGAATCGGGCCGTATTGGCCTATGACGAAGCGATCACGGATGCCCTCTCGAAACAGTTGATGATCAACATTGCGCGGGCGCACCACCACCAGCCGATCCATTTCACCGGCGTCTCCAACGTCGCCGCGACGTTCGATTTCCGCGTCAACGCCGGCGCCACCCCCGCGCTGACCGGC
This Nitrospiraceae bacterium DNA region includes the following protein-coding sequences:
- a CDS encoding methyltransferase domain-containing protein, encoding MLKPEPAGGPTPQLFFQTANAYQRSQALKAAIDLDLFTAIGLGHDQASTLAERCGSAKRGVRILADYLTIQGFLTKEGDRYKLTPDSAVFLDRRSPAYMGSVLGFLHAPKFIAAFDNLTEAVRKGGTVAGEAGTVTPEHPLWVDFARSMIPMMAKPAEEIGMFVRQSQPKVKKVLDIAAGHGLFGVEIGSRCPQAEIVALDWPNVLTVARELAQKAGIESRYRTIAGDAFQQEFGDGYDLVLLTNFLHHFSAQACDSLLRKIHRSLAPGGRVITLEFIPHEDRVTPPPVAEFSLIMLATTPEGDAYTFREYEQMFASAGFSRTELHPVAGSIEQVLVSYV